From the Myxococcales bacterium genome, one window contains:
- a CDS encoding alpha/beta hydrolase: MESHAAAGQAASAGPPDPWRANAVRRIESRFRGHAGMPLFRRSWLPNKAVRSVILVHGLGEHSGRYDHMGAWFAQRDTAVHGFDLRGHGRSAGRRGHIDGIADYLNDLEIFLELVLEESGGLPVTLVGHSLGGLIVTTYAVERSPRVQSVVTSGAALELSSELSRGKILLARLLYKVAPRLGVNAGIDPRAICSDPDVVRRYIDDPLVHGISTTSHAVAIINQIERLRGAGARVEVPMFLAHGEADRLCLPSGSQAFYQTLPGSIEGSKAPRAELRIYPRNFHEIFNDVDRETVFADVLDWIQRCEKDAHTGSGRERHDVH, from the coding sequence GTGGAATCACACGCGGCCGCTGGCCAAGCCGCTTCTGCTGGCCCGCCCGACCCATGGCGCGCAAACGCCGTGCGACGCATCGAATCTCGCTTCCGGGGTCATGCCGGGATGCCGCTGTTTCGCCGTTCATGGCTGCCCAACAAAGCGGTTCGGAGCGTAATCCTGGTGCATGGATTGGGAGAACACAGCGGTCGCTACGACCACATGGGCGCTTGGTTCGCCCAGCGCGACACGGCAGTCCACGGATTTGATCTGCGCGGCCATGGCCGCTCAGCCGGACGGCGCGGTCACATCGACGGCATCGCGGACTACCTGAACGATCTCGAAATCTTTTTGGAACTGGTTCTCGAGGAGTCGGGCGGTCTGCCTGTGACGCTGGTGGGACACAGCCTGGGGGGGCTCATCGTGACCACCTATGCGGTCGAGCGCAGTCCGCGGGTGCAGAGCGTGGTCACCTCCGGCGCCGCTCTAGAACTGTCCTCGGAATTGTCGCGCGGCAAGATCTTGTTGGCCCGTCTGCTCTACAAAGTGGCTCCGCGCCTGGGTGTAAACGCCGGAATCGATCCCCGCGCCATTTGCTCGGATCCAGACGTCGTCAGACGCTATATCGACGATCCGTTGGTACACGGCATCTCCACGACTTCCCATGCGGTCGCGATCATCAATCAGATCGAGCGACTGCGCGGCGCAGGTGCGCGGGTCGAAGTTCCCATGTTTCTGGCCCACGGCGAAGCCGATAGACTCTGTCTCCCAAGCGGCAGCCAAGCGTTTTACCAGACCCTGCCGGGATCGATCGAAGGCTCGAAAGCACCTCGCGCGGAACTGCGGATCTATCCGAGAAATTTTCACGAAATCTTCAACGACGTGGACCGGGAAACGGTCTTTGCCGACGTGCTGGACTGGATCCAGCGATGCGAAAAGGATGCGCACACCGGAAGCGGCCGGGAGCGACACGATGTCCACTAG
- the moaC gene encoding cyclic pyranopterin monophosphate synthase MoaC — MSTRSNHKSTNDSNGESSGELTHVDAMGHVRMVNIGEKEITHRVCIARCEVQMAPATLAKIADGSVPKGDVLATARLAGIQAAKRTGEWIPLAHPLPLDSVEVSLTPNLDGTALLIEARAETHWRTGVEMEAMVAASAAGLTVYDMCKAIDRNISLQSLRLIHKSGGKSGTWTRPGESEPKTGKIA, encoded by the coding sequence ATGTCCACTAGATCGAACCACAAGTCAACCAATGACTCGAATGGCGAATCGTCGGGTGAGCTGACCCATGTCGACGCCATGGGTCACGTCCGAATGGTGAACATCGGAGAGAAGGAGATCACCCACCGGGTTTGTATCGCCCGCTGCGAAGTGCAGATGGCCCCGGCGACCCTGGCCAAGATCGCCGATGGCTCGGTGCCCAAGGGGGACGTTCTCGCAACCGCACGACTGGCCGGCATTCAGGCGGCAAAACGAACCGGCGAATGGATTCCCCTTGCGCATCCGCTGCCGCTAGATTCTGTGGAGGTTTCGCTGACTCCAAACCTCGACGGTACAGCGCTCCTGATCGAAGCGCGTGCCGAGACCCATTGGCGCACCGGCGTAGAGATGGAGGCAATGGTCGCCGCAAGTGCCGCTGGGCTAACGGTCTATGACATGTGCAAGGCGATCGATCGAAACATCAGCCTGCAGTCCCTGCGCTTGATTCACAAAAGTGGTGGCAAGAGCGGGACCTGGACTCGACCCGGCGAAAGCGAACCGAAAACTGGAAAAATCGCGTGA
- a CDS encoding sigma-70 family RNA polymerase sigma factor, translated as MIYEIVERGPAAQASMGLSSEAGSRMVIDDPDRELVLRWQGGDESAFEVLVERHQRRVFRLLMRMMGTREEAEDVSQETFLSLHRHGKRFRSEARFSTFVYRVAANAALNRRRTLGRARARIDRLAVRQAGGDNLPYSPRDPEDAALGNELSARVRTALQHLTPSLRMPVVLYDIEGLAYGEIAEILGVAEGTIKSRIHRARKALREELRSALGKSGEVNSQ; from the coding sequence ATGATCTATGAAATCGTAGAAAGGGGGCCCGCCGCCCAGGCAAGCATGGGGCTGAGTAGCGAGGCGGGATCGCGCATGGTCATTGATGACCCGGACCGCGAGTTGGTGCTGCGCTGGCAGGGCGGGGACGAGAGCGCGTTCGAGGTTCTCGTCGAACGTCATCAGCGTCGCGTGTTTCGCCTGCTCATGCGCATGATGGGCACGCGAGAAGAAGCAGAAGACGTTTCTCAGGAGACCTTCTTAAGTCTGCATCGGCATGGCAAGCGTTTTCGCAGCGAAGCGAGATTTTCAACCTTCGTCTACCGCGTCGCGGCCAACGCGGCGCTCAATCGTCGACGCACATTGGGTCGCGCTCGAGCACGAATCGATCGCTTGGCCGTGCGCCAAGCCGGTGGAGACAACCTTCCCTATTCCCCGCGCGATCCAGAGGATGCAGCACTTGGCAACGAGCTCTCTGCGCGCGTTCGTACTGCTCTGCAACATCTCACTCCTTCCTTGCGGATGCCCGTCGTGCTGTACGACATAGAGGGTCTCGCATACGGCGAAATCGCAGAAATTCTCGGCGTCGCCGAGGGCACCATCAAGTCGAGAATCCACCGAGCTCGCAAGGCGCTTCGCGAAGAGCTTCGAAGCGCACTCGGGAAAAGCGGCGAGGTCAATTCCCAGTGA
- a CDS encoding zf-HC2 domain-containing protein encodes MNHSGIQARMADYLDGELSLDSRALFDAHLDQCEPCSHELAEIRDTIRLLRTLPNPEPPVDLVSNVMQRIADGEGQSDWLGRVLDRLSRWVVPNIAIPVTAVAAALILTVITGDLNLGTLDFRRASTGPALASNPRTVTPDVPQNQASPSALPLAPGSRQPRVLAADQVQLAETLPRLRLDSETGAGPFLFRVAIDQRGPIQLRPGQGDAAGNMFRVSNPTVAGPFRQAFAAPSFTVTPGGFGLGTTVARQNFGSGRDRGITPVAVSRITPVPSGGEEGLSLEGRRLRELDARLRMLQEDPPGFAHQMATVSVAEQEIWLRELAARAEEIGDVERVMSALQGSGDEEALRLARDFELAVKRNRESWAAAEAPAISD; translated from the coding sequence GTGAATCACTCCGGCATCCAAGCGCGAATGGCCGACTATCTCGACGGCGAACTCTCGCTCGACTCGCGAGCGTTGTTCGACGCTCATCTCGATCAGTGTGAACCATGCAGTCATGAACTCGCCGAAATTCGCGACACGATCCGCTTGCTGCGAACACTCCCCAACCCAGAGCCGCCCGTGGACCTGGTGAGCAACGTGATGCAGCGCATCGCCGACGGGGAAGGGCAATCGGATTGGTTGGGTCGTGTGCTGGATCGGTTGTCGCGGTGGGTCGTGCCCAATATTGCGATTCCCGTGACGGCGGTCGCCGCGGCGCTGATCCTTACCGTGATCACCGGGGATCTGAACCTCGGGACGTTGGATTTTCGCCGGGCGTCGACCGGCCCCGCCCTTGCGTCAAATCCCCGGACCGTCACACCCGATGTCCCCCAGAACCAGGCGTCGCCCAGCGCCCTGCCCCTCGCGCCGGGCAGTCGGCAGCCCCGAGTGCTTGCTGCGGATCAGGTCCAACTCGCCGAGACACTTCCGCGGTTGCGGCTCGACTCCGAGACTGGCGCCGGCCCGTTCCTATTCCGAGTCGCCATCGATCAACGCGGCCCGATTCAGCTCCGACCGGGACAAGGCGATGCTGCCGGTAATATGTTTCGTGTCAGCAACCCAACGGTGGCGGGTCCGTTTCGCCAAGCTTTCGCGGCACCTTCATTCACGGTGACCCCTGGCGGTTTCGGACTCGGCACGACGGTGGCGCGGCAGAATTTCGGCTCGGGACGCGATCGCGGTATCACGCCGGTTGCCGTTTCGCGCATCACACCTGTTCCCAGCGGCGGTGAGGAAGGCCTTTCACTGGAAGGGCGCAGGCTTCGAGAGTTGGACGCACGGCTCCGAATGCTCCAGGAAGACCCACCAGGTTTCGCTCATCAGATGGCGACGGTCAGTGTGGCGGAACAGGAAATCTGGCTACGTGAGCTGGCGGCCCGCGCTGAAGAGATCGGCGATGTCGAGCGCGTGATGAGTGCACTCCAAGGCAGTGGTGACGAAGAAGCGTTGCGGCTCGCCCGGGACTTCGAGTTGGCGGTCAAGCGAAATCGCGAAAGCTGGGCTGCCGCCGAGGCACCAGCGATTTCGGATTGA
- the radC gene encoding DNA repair protein RadC, with protein sequence MTVFADLPTDCPSDSPETSNVLESARDLSHNYRHDLPRERLRALGAEALADAELVALFLRTGGAGRDALSLARSLLARSRGLAGLTRVTSATSRDLSGLGPAKLASLAAAIELGRRLHGRRLAPGERMGGPEEIYRHFHPRLRDCEHELFIVILLDSRHRMLREEKISQGTLTASLVHPREVFRSAVRDSAAAMVLVHNHPSGDPTPSAEDREVTQRLAKAGRIMGIRILDHVVVAERGYFSFCEAGELAKSPRGTGLAPSFDTEN encoded by the coding sequence ATGACCGTGTTCGCCGACCTTCCGACCGATTGCCCCAGCGACTCGCCCGAAACTTCGAACGTACTCGAGTCCGCTCGCGATCTTTCCCATAATTACCGCCACGACCTTCCCCGCGAGCGTTTGCGTGCGCTGGGTGCCGAGGCGCTTGCCGATGCCGAGCTCGTTGCCCTCTTCCTGCGAACCGGGGGTGCCGGCAGAGATGCCCTCTCGCTCGCACGCTCGTTGCTCGCACGCTCTCGAGGATTGGCCGGCCTTACTCGCGTAACGTCCGCCACGAGTCGTGATTTATCGGGACTCGGCCCGGCCAAGCTCGCGAGTCTCGCAGCCGCAATTGAGTTGGGCCGGCGACTCCACGGGCGACGACTGGCCCCCGGCGAGCGCATGGGTGGGCCCGAAGAAATCTACCGTCATTTTCATCCTCGCCTGCGCGACTGCGAGCACGAACTCTTCATCGTGATCTTGTTGGATAGTCGACACCGGATGCTGCGTGAGGAGAAAATTTCGCAAGGCACCCTTACCGCCAGCCTGGTGCACCCGCGCGAAGTGTTTCGCTCGGCGGTCCGCGACTCTGCGGCGGCAATGGTGCTGGTACACAACCACCCGAGCGGTGATCCGACGCCGAGCGCTGAAGACCGCGAGGTGACCCAGCGCCTAGCCAAAGCGGGGCGCATCATGGGTATTCGGATCCTGGACCACGTGGTGGTGGCCGAACGGGGTTACTTCAGCTTCTGCGAGGCCGGCGAACTTGCAAAGTCCCCCAGGGGCACCGGACTGGCACCAAGTTTTGACACTGAAAACTAA
- a CDS encoding TIGR02266 family protein codes for MSKVSIEDAEMDDSERRRSGRSDLLVRVEYSTVDEIFSEFTRDINEGGLFIETEKPRPTGTEVSLRFNLPGNVAPMQTVGRVVWVRSATDQEPAGMGIEFDELTDEDRDRINGMVRSLRNGPS; via the coding sequence ATGTCGAAAGTGAGTATTGAAGATGCCGAGATGGATGACAGCGAGCGCCGGCGCTCCGGTCGTTCAGATCTACTTGTTCGCGTCGAGTATTCCACGGTCGATGAGATTTTTTCGGAGTTCACTCGGGACATCAACGAAGGCGGGCTCTTCATCGAAACCGAAAAGCCGCGTCCGACCGGGACCGAGGTTTCGCTTCGCTTCAACCTCCCGGGGAACGTAGCGCCGATGCAGACCGTCGGTCGTGTGGTCTGGGTGCGAAGCGCGACCGATCAGGAACCGGCGGGAATGGGAATCGAGTTCGACGAGTTGACGGACGAGGATCGCGACCGCATCAACGGCATGGTTCGGTCCCTGCGAAACGGCCCGAGCTAA
- a CDS encoding single-stranded DNA-binding protein: protein MAGVNKVILIGNLGRDPELRYTQNGQAVVNFSLATSETWTDKNGERVDKTEWHRIVAWAKTAELCAQYLSKGRTVYIEGRLQTREWEDKEGVKRQTTEINATTVQFLGGPRGDSGGGTAGGTSGGPGGGARGDDAGNSSGGPPPDDGGIPF, encoded by the coding sequence ATGGCAGGTGTCAACAAAGTAATTCTCATTGGCAATCTCGGGCGCGACCCGGAACTACGCTACACGCAGAACGGTCAGGCGGTCGTCAACTTTTCACTGGCCACCAGCGAAACCTGGACGGACAAGAATGGCGAACGCGTCGATAAAACCGAATGGCATCGCATCGTGGCCTGGGCCAAGACGGCAGAACTGTGCGCCCAGTACTTGTCCAAGGGACGCACGGTCTATATCGAGGGCCGGCTCCAGACGCGGGAATGGGAAGACAAAGAAGGCGTGAAGCGTCAAACCACCGAAATCAACGCGACCACGGTTCAGTTCCTGGGCGGTCCGCGAGGCGATAGCGGCGGAGGTACTGCGGGGGGAACCAGTGGCGGACCCGGTGGAGGAGCGAGGGGCGACGATGCCGGCAATAGCTCCGGCGGCCCGCCTCCAGACGATGGCGGCATTCCATTCTAG
- a CDS encoding DNA translocase FtsK 4TM domain-containing protein — MARARSKKKAAAGASTYVARVTSEAAGLVLVGFGLVAALALGTYSPADPIFAIGEVHNRIGPLGAMIAGSLIGLLGYGAGIVVAAAAWLGGRLLLGHGIPEARSRFWPSGILLLLGATTLPLILHHLAPGRLGAPLAGRFGEFLVSGEEILLGEWGALLISSLILVLGVLGLFGISAGRALAATATGSAYAGRYAADALVISAVAVKRVLEPIGAGLAGFANSLGERVSRLSLRDARRNRRRVDADGDPQWATDEEADEASESEWEDDEEEEEGDWEYEDEEEEEDAEQAPSRNRKASEAPFIVDHDREREVNKKPSQEAFEFNEDGPHGPYQHPDISIFHRPTKIDLQFDRDSLLMNSRILEKKLLDFGVEGRVVRVHPGPVITMYEYEPGPGVKVNRIVNLTDDLAMALRAISIRIIAPLPGKSVVGIEIPNAERETVYLHLLLDSEAFRNSKSPLEVAMGHDIFGNPVTSDLARMPHLLVAGATGTGKSVFLNAFLCSLLCRARPDELKLLLIDPKLLELSVYEGIPHLIADVVTSPKRAAAALQAIVRKMEDRYQRMSALRVRNIVQFNDKVESELAAGNETYRLRAKPGEDEGEEVRFEKLPYIVVVIDELADLMVMAAKDVEESLQRLAQMARAAGIHLVLATQRPSVDVLTGVIKANFPSRVSFQVSSGIDSRTVLDQKGAENLLGNGDMLFIPPGTSVVRRLHGAFITEKEVNELVAHLRDQGKPVFDQDLVNIQFETESTDRSSNEDVDEMFDQAVAIVVETRNASISYIQRRLKVGYNRAARIIEEMENQGMVGPQVGTRSRDVFLPSADADQYE, encoded by the coding sequence ATGGCTAGGGCGCGATCCAAAAAGAAGGCTGCGGCCGGCGCAAGTACGTATGTCGCGCGAGTCACCAGTGAGGCGGCTGGCCTGGTGCTGGTGGGTTTTGGTTTGGTCGCTGCGTTGGCGCTCGGTACGTATTCTCCCGCCGATCCGATTTTTGCAATCGGCGAAGTGCACAATCGCATTGGGCCCCTGGGGGCCATGATCGCCGGATCGTTGATCGGCCTGCTCGGCTACGGGGCGGGTATTGTGGTGGCTGCCGCCGCCTGGCTCGGCGGCCGGCTCCTGCTCGGGCACGGGATCCCAGAGGCGCGATCGCGTTTCTGGCCCAGCGGGATCCTGTTGTTGCTCGGCGCAACGACGCTTCCGTTGATCCTCCATCACCTGGCACCGGGGCGACTCGGGGCGCCGCTGGCCGGTCGCTTCGGCGAATTCCTGGTGTCCGGCGAAGAGATCTTGCTGGGAGAATGGGGTGCACTGCTGATCAGTTCCCTGATCCTGGTGCTCGGCGTACTGGGGTTGTTCGGAATTTCCGCGGGTAGGGCGCTGGCGGCCACGGCAACGGGATCCGCGTACGCCGGGCGCTATGCGGCCGACGCACTCGTTATATCGGCTGTGGCGGTCAAGCGCGTGCTGGAACCGATCGGAGCCGGGCTGGCGGGTTTTGCGAATTCGTTGGGTGAGCGCGTGAGTCGCCTGTCTCTGCGCGATGCGAGGCGCAACCGGCGCCGGGTCGATGCGGACGGGGACCCGCAGTGGGCGACGGACGAGGAAGCCGACGAAGCGAGCGAGTCAGAGTGGGAAGACGACGAGGAGGAAGAGGAAGGCGACTGGGAGTACGAGGACGAAGAGGAGGAAGAAGACGCAGAACAAGCCCCGTCCCGCAACCGTAAAGCGTCCGAAGCTCCCTTCATTGTCGACCACGATCGCGAACGGGAAGTAAACAAGAAGCCGAGCCAGGAAGCCTTCGAATTCAACGAAGACGGTCCCCACGGTCCGTATCAACATCCAGACATTTCGATCTTTCATCGCCCGACCAAGATCGATTTGCAATTCGACCGCGACAGCCTGTTGATGAACTCGCGCATCCTCGAAAAGAAGCTGCTGGACTTTGGGGTCGAGGGACGGGTGGTTCGGGTGCATCCGGGCCCTGTGATCACGATGTACGAGTACGAACCCGGGCCGGGGGTCAAGGTCAACCGGATCGTCAATTTGACCGACGATCTCGCGATGGCGTTGCGGGCAATTTCAATCCGAATCATTGCGCCGCTACCGGGCAAGTCCGTGGTGGGGATCGAGATTCCCAATGCCGAACGCGAAACCGTGTATCTCCACCTGCTGCTCGATTCGGAAGCGTTTCGCAACAGCAAGTCTCCGCTCGAAGTCGCGATGGGGCACGACATCTTTGGCAACCCCGTCACCTCGGACCTTGCGCGCATGCCGCATCTTCTGGTCGCGGGTGCGACCGGCACCGGGAAGAGCGTGTTTCTCAACGCCTTCCTGTGTTCGCTTCTGTGTCGGGCACGTCCCGATGAACTCAAACTTCTGCTCATCGATCCCAAGCTGCTCGAGCTGTCGGTCTACGAAGGGATTCCACATCTGATTGCCGACGTGGTCACGAGCCCCAAACGGGCCGCTGCGGCCCTTCAGGCGATCGTGCGCAAGATGGAAGACCGCTACCAACGCATGAGCGCGCTGCGAGTTCGCAATATCGTCCAGTTCAACGACAAGGTCGAAAGCGAGCTTGCCGCCGGCAATGAGACCTATCGCTTGCGAGCCAAGCCCGGCGAAGACGAAGGCGAAGAAGTCCGCTTCGAAAAGCTTCCGTACATCGTCGTGGTGATCGACGAACTCGCCGATCTCATGGTGATGGCGGCCAAAGACGTTGAAGAGTCCCTGCAGCGCCTCGCCCAGATGGCACGGGCCGCAGGTATTCATCTAGTCCTCGCGACCCAGCGGCCGAGCGTCGACGTCCTGACCGGTGTCATCAAAGCCAATTTCCCCTCGCGGGTTTCGTTCCAGGTCTCCTCGGGGATCGATTCGAGAACGGTGCTCGATCAAAAGGGCGCGGAGAATCTTCTCGGCAATGGCGACATGCTCTTCATTCCGCCGGGTACATCGGTGGTGCGGCGCCTCCACGGTGCCTTCATCACCGAAAAAGAAGTCAATGAGCTGGTTGCCCACCTGCGCGACCAGGGGAAGCCCGTGTTTGATCAAGATCTAGTCAACATCCAATTTGAAACCGAATCTACAGATCGTTCGTCTAACGAAGATGTCGATGAAATGTTCGATCAAGCGGTCGCAATCGTGGTTGAGACTCGCAATGCCTCCATTTCCTACATCCAGCGGCGCCTCAAGGTCGGTTACAACCGAGCTGCGCGCATCATTGAAGAAATGGAGAACCAGGGGATGGTGGGTCCTCAGGTGGGAACGCGCTCCCGCGATGTATTTCTCCCCAGCGCCGATGCCGATCAATACGAATAA
- a CDS encoding outer membrane lipoprotein carrier protein LolA produces the protein MLSSVGSGSELGNDETPSRAGSAVKPVGTEPCAERLAAVIQAHYESVDDFSANFRQRTQSVMLGKASLGADAPSTGFVQFAKPGKMRWRYETPAKSLVISDGKILWIYDPEAREAQRLPVTEGYLTGAVLEFLLGEGKILDEFEVEVSSCVPDAQDALELTLIPKERASYESLGLRAHRLTGEILATSLVDLFGNRTVISFSDTRINLHPDASTFRFEIPSNVQVIDLVPAP, from the coding sequence GTGCTGAGTTCTGTCGGATCGGGGTCGGAACTCGGAAACGATGAAACGCCGTCGCGGGCTGGCTCTGCTGTGAAGCCGGTCGGAACCGAACCCTGCGCAGAACGGCTCGCGGCGGTCATTCAGGCCCACTACGAGTCCGTTGACGATTTCTCGGCGAACTTCCGACAGCGGACCCAGTCCGTCATGCTGGGCAAAGCGAGCCTCGGAGCGGATGCGCCGAGTACCGGCTTCGTTCAGTTCGCCAAGCCGGGCAAGATGCGTTGGCGCTACGAAACACCGGCAAAGAGCCTGGTGATCAGCGACGGCAAGATCCTTTGGATCTACGATCCCGAAGCCCGAGAGGCCCAGCGTCTACCGGTCACCGAGGGCTATTTGACCGGCGCGGTGCTCGAATTCTTGTTGGGGGAGGGCAAGATCCTCGACGAGTTCGAAGTCGAGGTTTCGTCTTGTGTTCCGGACGCCCAGGATGCGCTGGAACTCACACTGATTCCGAAAGAGCGCGCGAGCTACGAGTCCCTTGGACTGCGGGCCCACCGCTTGACTGGCGAAATACTGGCCACCAGCCTGGTCGACCTGTTCGGCAACCGAACCGTCATTTCGTTTTCCGACACCCGAATCAATCTGCATCCGGATGCCTCGACCTTCCGCTTTGAAATTCCCAGCAATGTTCAGGTCATAGACCTGGTCCCTGCGCCTTGA
- the arc gene encoding proteasome ATPase, with protein MRRISPTGSRSGGDPNSPLGGAEERSFQSEVEQLQDAIRFFGSDSHEFRQRLDRVVSDYESLRRRFDSSREQIREGETQNEKLVNMLQEAKQQIEVLKEEVDKLCAPPNTYGVFTRPNKDGTAEIIVDGRSMRVNVHPNLDPFQLEEGQLVVLNEAFNVIEPAGYTQRGEIASVVEVISEHRCLVTGHMDDERVVTLAEPLRSEKINVGDHLMIDTRTQYAFEKMPKSSVEEVMLEEIPDVSYEEIGGLGDQIEVLRDSVELPYLYPEIFAEFELKPPKGILLYGPPGCGKTMIAKAVANSLARKMAERTGETTTAYFLNVKGPELLNKYVGETESKLREVFKKAREKAAGAKVPVVIFFDEMDSLFRMRGSGISSDMEATVVAQFLSEIDGVESLENVIVIGASNRQDLIDPAVLRPGRLDLKVKVSRPDEKAAREIFSKYLTDKLPIDPEAVEKADSAQDACAKMIDDLIKKMYSTGDDNKFLEVTYAKGEREIFYFKDFSSGAMIQNIVARAKRKAVKRAIAGEVHGITADDLMLSVSEEFKENEDLPNTTNPDDWARISGRKGERIINVRTLITGLERKEATIETVPGSGQYL; from the coding sequence ATGCGACGAATATCGCCCACGGGTTCGCGCTCTGGCGGCGACCCCAATTCGCCATTGGGTGGAGCCGAAGAACGCTCTTTCCAGAGTGAAGTCGAACAACTCCAGGATGCGATCCGCTTCTTCGGCAGCGACTCTCACGAGTTCCGACAGCGGCTCGATCGCGTTGTCTCCGATTATGAGTCTCTGCGACGGCGCTTCGACTCGTCGCGAGAGCAGATCCGCGAAGGCGAGACCCAGAACGAGAAGCTCGTCAACATGTTGCAGGAAGCCAAGCAACAGATTGAAGTGCTCAAGGAAGAGGTCGACAAACTCTGCGCACCGCCCAACACGTACGGTGTGTTTACGCGGCCGAACAAAGACGGAACCGCCGAAATCATCGTGGACGGGCGATCGATGCGCGTCAACGTTCACCCGAACCTCGATCCTTTCCAGCTCGAAGAAGGGCAGCTGGTTGTTCTGAACGAGGCGTTCAACGTCATCGAGCCGGCGGGCTATACCCAGCGCGGCGAGATTGCGTCTGTCGTAGAGGTGATTTCCGAGCATCGTTGTCTGGTAACGGGACACATGGATGACGAGCGCGTCGTCACCCTCGCCGAGCCACTCCGCAGCGAGAAGATCAACGTCGGCGATCACCTGATGATCGACACGCGGACCCAGTACGCCTTTGAAAAGATGCCGAAGTCTTCGGTCGAAGAGGTCATGCTGGAAGAGATTCCGGACGTTTCCTACGAAGAGATCGGTGGGCTCGGGGATCAGATCGAAGTCCTGCGCGACTCGGTGGAACTTCCTTACCTGTACCCCGAGATCTTTGCCGAGTTCGAGCTCAAGCCGCCGAAGGGGATCTTGCTCTACGGCCCGCCCGGTTGTGGCAAGACCATGATTGCGAAAGCGGTTGCCAACAGTCTTGCGCGCAAGATGGCGGAACGCACCGGTGAAACGACAACCGCCTACTTCCTCAACGTCAAGGGGCCGGAGCTGTTGAACAAGTACGTCGGCGAAACCGAAAGCAAGTTGCGCGAGGTCTTCAAGAAGGCCCGGGAAAAGGCGGCCGGTGCCAAGGTGCCCGTGGTGATCTTCTTTGATGAAATGGACTCGCTCTTCCGCATGCGGGGGTCGGGCATTTCCTCGGACATGGAAGCTACGGTTGTTGCCCAGTTCCTGTCGGAGATCGACGGCGTCGAGTCACTCGAGAACGTGATCGTGATCGGGGCGAGTAACCGCCAGGATCTGATCGACCCCGCCGTGTTGCGGCCAGGTCGCCTGGATCTCAAGGTCAAGGTGAGTCGCCCGGACGAAAAAGCCGCAAGGGAGATCTTCTCCAAGTACCTGACGGACAAACTGCCTATCGACCCGGAAGCGGTTGAAAAAGCGGATAGTGCTCAGGACGCTTGCGCCAAGATGATCGATGACCTGATCAAGAAGATGTACTCGACCGGCGACGATAATAAGTTCCTCGAAGTCACCTACGCCAAGGGCGAGCGCGAGATCTTCTACTTCAAGGACTTCAGCAGTGGTGCGATGATCCAGAACATTGTTGCCCGGGCCAAGCGCAAGGCAGTCAAGCGGGCGATCGCGGGCGAGGTCCACGGCATCACCGCCGACGACTTGATGCTCTCGGTTTCTGAAGAATTCAAGGAGAACGAAGATCTCCCGAACACCACCAACCCAGACGATTGGGCGCGAATTTCCGGTCGCAAGGGTGAGCGAATCATCAATGTCCGCACCTTGATTACTGGACTGGAACGCAAGGAGGCTACGATCGAGACCGTCCCAGGCTCAGGACAGTATCTCTGA